Proteins from a genomic interval of Chryseobacterium indologenes:
- a CDS encoding enoyl-CoA hydratase/isomerase family protein yields the protein MEFETLIYQQNNHVGVVTINRPQALNALNEKVLQELALLAGHIKSDKNIRVLIITGSGEKAFVAGADIKAMQKMTPQQAEEFSITAQTAFNAIESLPFAVIAAVNGFALGGGCELALSCDIILASEKAKFGLPEVSLGLLPCFGGTQRLPRAVGLYKAREMVFSGEFYSALQCREFGFVNQVIAPEDLLNEAQKLAETIASRGPVAVAKAKQSLNTGFELHINDGLKQEAALFGELFSTEDHHEGISAFIEKREPHFKGE from the coding sequence TCAACCGGCCACAGGCATTAAATGCTTTAAACGAAAAGGTTTTACAGGAGCTTGCTTTATTGGCCGGCCATATTAAATCTGATAAAAATATCCGTGTGCTGATCATTACCGGTTCCGGAGAAAAGGCTTTTGTAGCAGGAGCCGATATTAAAGCGATGCAGAAGATGACTCCTCAACAGGCGGAAGAATTTTCAATCACAGCCCAAACAGCATTTAATGCCATTGAATCTCTGCCATTTGCCGTGATTGCAGCCGTTAATGGCTTTGCATTGGGCGGCGGATGTGAACTTGCTTTGTCCTGTGATATTATTTTAGCGAGCGAAAAAGCAAAATTCGGACTTCCTGAAGTTAGTCTGGGATTGCTGCCATGTTTTGGAGGGACACAACGTCTTCCAAGAGCAGTAGGACTTTATAAGGCAAGAGAGATGGTGTTTTCGGGAGAATTTTATTCTGCCCTGCAATGCAGGGAATTTGGTTTTGTCAATCAAGTGATTGCCCCGGAAGATCTTTTGAACGAAGCGCAGAAATTGGCTGAAACAATTGCTTCCCGAGGACCTGTAGCCGTTGCAAAGGCAAAACAATCCCTAAATACCGGGTTTGAATTGCACATTAACGACGGGCTGAAACAGGAAGCCGCCTTGTTTGGAGAATTATTTTCAACAGAAGATCATCACGAAGGGATAAGTGCCTTCATAGAAAAGAGAGAGCCTCATTTTAAAGGAGAATAA